taggctatggctctcagcatttaATATAGTGGAAAATACATTAAACCTAGAAAGTCTTGGACTTAAAGCAAAGTATTGAGATATATGTTCATAGTCCTTCAAAACAAATGGATTCCTTAAAACATAATGTGGTCCTCTAGTCAATATTTGGGTTTAAATTTGTAAAAGGGAATTCACTAACTTTCTGAATTTGTAGACACTCGATGGCTTGTGTTATAATTAAGTTCCTGAGGGACTTTGATGTTTGGCCCACCTGTGATTGATACACTTGTAATGTTTTCTTGTACAGGGCATTCCTATATTATGGTGCTGGGTCAGAGCTATTGATTGACTACAGATATAGTGTGAAGGACCTCTATGAATTCCTTTTCAAGTACTCCCTAACTTTCCTGAGTATGCAGACATTGCTTCACTTCATGACTATATCTTAAATCTCCTGTCCTCTCTAGACCCCTCAAAACAATGTTTACTGTTAGTACTCACACAGGATATGCGATGGAACCTCTTGGGCAGCAGGCATAACCTAAAAGATCAGGTGAATTAATGGTATCATCTCCCCTTGATCTATAGGAGATCAGAGGTGACCAACTACTTTTGTATCTtgcttcattaaatatttgtgatTGGCAGGTATATCTGCTTGGGTTGATGGAATTGGATTCATCACAACTGAATGAGAGTATGAAAAATATGTGAGCATGAGCCTAAGATTTTGCATTCATGCAAAACctttgaattaaattattttttgtttatctgttATTTAAGCAAGGCTCCGTGTAATGATTTtgggcaaaataaataaataaataaataaacaaacaaacaaacaatatagAAAGTGTAGATGGTATTTAACACTTGTGAGGTACAATACTGAACATTAGTTGATGAGATTACTACCAAATTTTAGGTTGTCTGGTTTCATAAAATATGGCAAATGAGACATTGTGTAGAGAATAATACTCCCATCAAAAAATTCCATGTCCTGATTCCCAGAACCTGTGAACATGTTACCttgaatattaaaagaaatttgatGATGTGATTGCACTAAAGATTGGGAAATTGGCAGGGTCTCATGGATCACCCTTTTGGCTCAAGCATAATCACAAGAGAAAGACCATGAGGATCAGAGGACACATGGCCATAGAAACAGCAATGTAATTGCTGGCTGGAAGTGGAGCACAGACCAAAGGGAAACCTCAAGAAGATGAAAAACCTTGTAAACAATCCCCTTGAGCTTTCTGAAGGAGCAGACTTCTGTCtcccaaaaacacaaaaaataaataaaagtgtttacAGCTAAAAAGATCTAGCTAATTCTAATGGTGTCACTTGAGACTAGAAATAGCTATTAgtgtgtgaatatttttttttcatttctctgcaacTTTAAGATTAGATTCAGATGATAATTCATTGATTAGAATCCCAGAGTTCCTAGATTTGgtttatttctgattttcataaaaatatcatgAATGCAATTTCTTTCCAGTTAATGCATTTACCTAATGTTTCTAGATCTTTCTCCTTCACTTATTATATATTGATAGCATTTTACATGTACAAAGATTTGCCACCTGTcaactattaatttttttgttgttgtttttggatcAGGAAGGCTCTTGGGAATATGTGACACTTGCAGAAATATATAACAATGTCTTTTATGAGGGATGACAGTTTTATTTCACTCCATattacattaaatgaaaatactaaaataaataatattaaatgttatgGCTtcataaaaaagataattaatataataacttTTACATGAGGTAGAAAAATTAGTCATACATTTTTTGGATGAATGAcggagttttgtttttttgtacacATTCCAAGTCAGAGgggtaaaagaagaaaatgcttatGCTGACTTATTTTAGTCTATTTTTTCACATGTTCTTTTCCATGTGTACTAAATACTTTTTGGTTAGTCGATATCTTTGTTAATAATGTAGTTTTTCTGTGATctacatttattattaaaaacaagataaaatggTTCCTAAAAAATTGAGAACTTGATGAAGAAAATtctgcaaatataaaatattatctttagtAGTTTTGTAAAGGTTTCTCTTGTAAAGAGGGTAATCTCAGATTTGTCTCTTTTCCAAGAAATTATTGTCACCAACCTCTACCCCCTACAGTCAGCCTATCTCTGacttatttagaaattataagaCCTTTTTAGtatttcacatttaatttaaaattcccttcatttataattaatatttattacatgcatactttttttttcctgtttgggtTATTAAAGATGGGATGaggacaatttaaaatttttttactgaGATAAATGGAGTTTCTAATCATTTACTGCAAGTTGTTTAAAGAGCAGTGTTTTTTTGGAGGAAACAAGTAAGTTAGTCGTAATTCTAAATTTACATTGGTTTGAACTATTTGCATGGACCATGTAGGAATCCCTTCAAAACATCTTTTACATCTTTGTTCCTTAGACTATAAATTACAGGGTTTAACATTGGAATCACGAGCGTGTAGAAAACTGAAGCCATTTTGTCAGTGTTCAATGAGTGGTTGGTCCTTGGTTGCAAATACATGAAAAGGAGCGTCCCATAGAACACAGTGACAGCCACCATGTGGGAAGCACAGGTGGAAAAGGCTTTTTGTCGACCCTCAGAGGAACGTATTCTCAAAATGGCAAGGACAATGTTGAAGTAGGATATCAGAACTATGATCATGGAGAAAAACAGATTTGTCCCTGAAAAGATAAACACCACTGTTTCTGGAATGTAGGTGTCAGAGCAGGACAGTGCTAACAAAGGGACATTATCACAGTAAAAATGGTTGATTATGTTGGATGAGCAGTAAGACACAGAAAACACACAAGGTGTCACCACAATAGCTGTACAAAAGCCATAGAAGTAGGtgagggacaccagcagaagGCAGATGCGCCGAGATACCACCACCATGTAGAGCAGGGGGTTgcaaatggccacatagcggtcgtAGGCCATCACTGCCAGCATGAAAATCTCTGCTACAATGAAAACCAGAAATCCTCCCAGTTGGGTGGCACATTCATAGTATGAAGTGGTTTTCTTACTTACTAAAAAGTTGACCAGCATTTTAGGGGCAATGACAGTAGAGTTGCCAAGATTGATGACAGCCAGATGTCGGAGGAAGAAGTACATAGGGGTCTGAAGCCGAGAATCAACACTGGTGAGGGTGATGATGCCCAGATTCCCTGTCACAGTGAGCCCGTAGATGACCAAGAAGAGCAGGAAGAGGGGAATCTGCAGCTCTGGGCAGTCTGAGACTCCCATCAGAATGAATTCAGTCACTTGGGTGAGATTTCCAGAAGCcatttattttgttgtgtttgtctttaatgggaaaaatggaaagataaaagTCACCTTCTCTGTTTCATGCTagaattttaagtgtataatttaattctttattttgattggCAAACCTTTAAATGTTTCAATACTTAATTGCTTTTCATCCAGTCTTTTCCAAATCTCAGAAACACAAACCCACCAGACACAATTGAGTCTCTTAAATCTGTATAGATAAACAATTTATTTGCTCATTATTTACACATGCACACCCATACACATTatttacacatacacattatttacacatacacacacacacacacacacaaatacatgaaaaggaGTGTCCCACAGAACACAGTGGTGGCTTTGAAATTTCAATTCCCCTGCTTCAGTCTCTTGAGTCAGTGAGATTATTATAATGCAAATATTAGTGATATAAGCATCAAACTTGAtgaatatacatgtatgtgtatatgtatatccaCACCTACATGTTTTTCCTGAGTGCCCTTTAAGATGTCACTGAACCAAAATGACCGCCAGTTACCTTTCTTTGGCTTGCACAGTTGTCTTAGTCAAGCTACGCTTGTCATCAATCGACCTGGAGAATTTCaacatttccttttctccttattAATTGCtgcaacatcatttttttttacatcattaTTTTACAACTGTCTGCAAAAGGCTTAAACCTCAatactttatttacttttgttttaaaaactcttttattCTATTACTTTTACTtagttgttgtagatggacacaatacctttattttatttgcttatttttatgtggccctgaggatcaaacccagtgcccctcaTGTGAAAGGccagttctctaccactgagccacaatcccagccatgCTTCTACTATAAATATATCAAGCACTTTTCAATATATAGAAGGGCTAGGTGTTCCACATAAATTGTTTAAAGTctatcttaaatttttaattttttatagttttatttgctAAAGTCTGATTCCTCTGATTTGCTTGTATAAAATAATGAAGGGAGAGGGCTGAGATTTATAAAGCAGATCATCTGTGGCCAGAATTATGCTAAGAATTTTGAAGTCAATACCTCATTTTTATGCAGGAGTGCTCAAGAACACGTGTACAATTGTTTTCATATCTGATGATAAAATTGAAACTCAATGATGTAAAatcacttaacaaatatttatacaatattaGATGAAGATACTGTTTAAACTTTATGGTTTTATAACTTTTTTAGTATGTTTAGTGTggttttgtttatgtatttgtttagctagctgagttttttaaattttattaatttttttgttgtagttggacacaatatctttattttgtttatttatttttatgtggtgctgaggatcaaacccagtgagacaagtgctctaccactgagttacaaccccagtcctagttAGCTGGGTTTTATACAATTACTAGTATAACTAATTACCAAGTAGTTGTGCTCTTATAATTTGCAAATTAAACATGACAAGGGATATCTATTGGCATGTATACAAAATCAATGGTAACTACAGTCATTATTATTAACATGCTTTAGATAATTTTAATGTGGTTCTTTGTTTTAACAATAGTAATGTATTATCTCTTACTGAGGGCTTTCACAATTAAAATAAGTAGAGCAAGTgaattataattttgtatatttttaaaaaattgagtggATTTCAAAACAGCTAAAAGAGGAAAACATCTAGAAGAtttacaaacacaaaaaaatgttaaatgttaggaaaagaaaggtgggttTGAtcccatgaaaatcaaagagaggtCCTTAGAGGAAATGGACCAATGTctgagagaggagaagggaggaggaatgtgctggggagtgatattggttAAATAATACTGTTGtcttgtatgtgtgtatgaatatgtaataatgaatcCCATCAATATTCACACCCGTAATGCACCAAaacatgtgaaattatttttaaaaatgtttagtgtTTGAGAAGACTGAAACAATAATTACCATTCAATCattatttattgtatatgtgCTTATAATTTtgacattgtaccccataaatatatgtagacattgtatgtcagttaaattgaaaatgaagatCAAGACTCAGAGTCATATCTAGCTACAAATTTAACATTAATGAAACATGCTGTCCTGCAAACATATTCTCTCTTAAATCTGCAGCGTGTTTGTTTTGATATAGACACTTCATTCAACACATGGTGAATCTGAGAAGCTGTAATTTGAATTGTACCAGTTCTCCCATATCTCCTACTGCTGTGTCTCAAAACTGCATGTTCTTGAAGAATACAGAGTGGGCTTAAGGCAGAAAGCACTGTGACAGCAGGACATGGACCAACCTACCTCCTGTCTCTCTACTCATAAGTGACTGTGCATTGTTTGCCCTCACATGGGATGCATTCTGTAAATGCATCCTTAACTTAGCAATCAAAAACATCATAAACACCTATTTCTGACTGTTCTATAAACCTATGCAGTTAGCTTTGTGAACAGACAGTGTCTGCACACATTTAATGTCCTTACCTATTGCTAACTCTTTCCTCTACTGAAATATGACTGATGGCAAATCCAGGGTTGCTTTTCAGTAGCAGTGAGTACACTCTACTGAAATAGTTCTTAGAATAGCACCagatttctcctgttttttttttccccctcacagtCTTATTGACTTAGCATTTGTGCTTGAGctaatttaattttctacattttttcaaATTAGTCATTAGTAAAACTATTTTATAGGTCtagtaatagaataaaattggtagtaactaaatgtttaaaaatatatataataactaaTGTTAATCATTTTAATATCCCATTTCATTTCCAACTGTGACAAAAtttgaataagaaattatactataaattaattattaattaacttctgagataatttataaattatattccattgctTTTTACCATgggattaattttatttattaattttttgcaCTGAGGATACAACTCAGGGCCTCAGGCAGGCtatgtaagtgctctaccactgagccatatcccaagcccatggaatttttcatatactttttagaCATGTATTATGTTTCAGATAAATGTTGAATGACCACATGTCTCCTAGTGCCTGCTTTGGACACAGAGACTGATTACTGAAACCCAGAAATATTTTCATCGTAGTTTCCTATCACGAACAATGCAGAAACCCCAAAGAGGGAAGTTTATTCGTTTGTTTGCATACTCAAGCAATTTCATCTACCAATAGAAAGGTTAGAGATAATTGTTTAAGTTCTATCACCACAGTTATCACTGAGCAATGTGTAGGAAGATAGTTGAGTCACCTGGAAAGGAAAATACACCACTTATATTTGATGGAACCTACCTGTGTGGAGAGATCTGCAGAAGCCCCCCCACCAAGGTTGCTTTGGAGCATGCTGAAGATTTTATATGTGTCTGGTGTCCCTGAAGACTTTAACCCTGAACTATGTTTGCTCCTGGGTCTCAAGTCTCTGAACATAAGAAACAAGTTTGTCAAATAAAGGCTTGattccagagggaaaaaaaaaaccacacaaacaGAATGCTCATTAATAAGGCAGAAATGAAAGGTAAAGATCATGGCTTCCCTTTGGCAACTTAACTGAGTAACACAAGGCACAGTAATTACATCGGTTTTTGTCTCCTTTTCTTGAACTGTGCCCTGTACCCTGGGTTAGCTGGGAGGTCCTGTGGATGGTCCTGGGATGAAGGAAATTCAACAGTGAGAAAGCACAGGACTGTGGTACTAATGATCATCTGTGAATATAAGAATTAGAACTGAATATAATCCACCATTTTGATTTCAAGAGCAACTCCCCTGTGAAGATAAACCTTTAAAACCAGATACACACATAAAttcaaatgttaattattttaaatatatccaaTGCCacttgtattaattttttaaagatacccTTCATATAACTGgacttatttctagtttttaatgaaataattatgatggaaaaatattttctcattcagaTCAGAAATCTCCCCTCAAAGCATGATAAAAGCTGTAATTTAAATCCTTACAACAATTTCATGTTACTTATTGtatgaaattttttattctataagcaaaataagtgaaaaagGCATGTCAGTTCACCTTTTTATTATCATTCTCTAAAATAATACCCAGAAAAgatatgttcaaaatatttttgttgactAACTGATGTAATACATAATGAAGGAGTAAAGACATGAATAAAATATCTATTCTAAAATTCTGCtcaaatatgtgtattttattccaCATAGTATAATCAAATTGTAACTTTGTGTTGTCTTTAGTTTGATAAACAGTATTCATTTTCATGTCATTATCTAGACTATTTACTATGGTCTGTCTCCATCTTGGTATTTCTTGTAataatatatatcttattttatatatatatattacatattttatatataaatttatgcttataatattatgtatttataagtatatatatatattatatcatacatataatttatatgaacTACCATAGAGGCCAACAATCCCACTTCTGAGATAATCCAAAAGAATCAAACTCAGAATCTCAGAGAATCATTCACACTCATGTGTACTGCCTCACTGTTTATAACATCCAAGgtgtagataaaatataaatttcacagATGCATGATTGGATGCAGAATATGTGGAATATTcagaaatggaatattacttaaccttaaaaaattaagatatctTGCAATATTTAACAATGTGGAGGAACCATGAGGACATGAGCTTAATGTAATAAGCTAGTCACAGAAGGACAAAATCACACCATTCAACTTTTATGAATATCTGAAATAGTCAATCTCACAGAATTAGCAACTAAAACTGTGCTTGTCTAGGGGCTGAGGAAAGGAGATACATATCAAAAAGTAGAAAGTTGTTTTGTTggaggagtactggggattaaactcagaggcacttagccactgagccacatccccaaccccatttttgtattttctttagagacagggtctcactgaattgcttagtgcctcacttttgctgaggctggcttggaaactcaggatcctcttgcttcagtcttttaagctgctgggattaaaggcctaCGCTACCCTTCCCAGCTATATACAAAGTTTTACTTGCAGAAGATTAATAAGTTGTGCAGATCTAGTGTACAGccttttgaataaaattattagtcTAGTGTACACTTCAAAGTTTAAGAGGATATATTGTGTGAAAATTTTGtcactacaataaaataaaaattttagaaaagtaatGAAGTAAGTATGAATGTTTAAACTTTGATCCAAAGTGAAAGACTGTGTAAAATAAGCACAAGTTtagtatgatttcatttttatgaaatactTGAAGGATATAAATCCACAACGATGGAACAAATCTTATAGTATCCAGGGTATGTAAGGGAGGAAAATAACAGGAAACATTAGTTAGTGGATATCTAGGAGTGATGATAATCTTGTAAAACTATAACGAAGTGTTGATTGAACAAACTATGGATATAATATTCGctaataaattgttttctttaggaTAGTTAACAATATATTAAGTGAATATTATCtcaataatttttgtaaaaatcaAGTTAGAAAAGTTCAGTAATTTCAGGTTACTGAACAATttgttatttgcttttaaaatgatgttcatgattgaacttagtgcctcacttttgctgaggttggcttggaaACTCAGAGTTGCAAACatgtctaaaataaattttattgttctcTGTAATAAATtagattttcaatttatgatgacTTTTGGTTTGTGGAATTATTGAATTTCAT
This portion of the Ictidomys tridecemlineatus isolate mIctTri1 chromosome 4, mIctTri1.hap1, whole genome shotgun sequence genome encodes:
- the LOC101978699 gene encoding olfactory receptor 8J3; the protein is MASGNLTQVTEFILMGVSDCPELQIPLFLLFLVIYGLTVTGNLGIITLTSVDSRLQTPMYFFLRHLAVINLGNSTVIAPKMLVNFLVSKKTTSYYECATQLGGFLVFIVAEIFMLAVMAYDRYVAICNPLLYMVVVSRRICLLLVSLTYFYGFCTAIVVTPCVFSVSYCSSNIINHFYCDNVPLLALSCSDTYIPETVVFIFSGTNLFFSMIIVLISYFNIVLAILRIRSSEGRQKAFSTCASHMVAVTVFYGTLLFMYLQPRTNHSLNTDKMASVFYTLVIPMLNPVIYSLRNKDVKDVLKGLMESRNPTTCYIHRRRETHILKRLLYPPVYWSSNHNNQDMESTEMPISN